In Erythrobacter litoralis HTCC2594, a single genomic region encodes these proteins:
- a CDS encoding FkbM family methyltransferase, translating into MIRNLAGSQGLIIRREPDGAPLRAMLAGLHPVRTEHDLVRLGGEADGGYLVPDDLDGIAAVFSPGVDRTAGFERDCIALGMKSFQADGSIERSPLQDDANDFLAKFIGIENSDETITLDDWVAAKAPGLDDLLLQMDIEGHEWLALAQVSDAVLSRFRVVVLELHHLDALATDFGRTLMQPVIQRLTRHFDVVHMHANNHGNAVVTREGELLELVEVTLLRKDRSTTREPVTQLPHPLDRDNVPDRPPIQLPPTLSGIP; encoded by the coding sequence ATGATTCGAAACCTGGCCGGTTCACAGGGCCTCATCATTCGGCGCGAGCCGGATGGTGCGCCCCTGCGCGCCATGCTGGCGGGTCTCCATCCGGTGCGCACCGAGCACGATCTCGTCCGCCTCGGCGGAGAGGCCGACGGGGGCTATCTGGTCCCCGACGATCTCGACGGGATTGCCGCCGTGTTCTCGCCGGGCGTCGACCGGACTGCCGGGTTCGAACGCGATTGCATCGCCCTCGGGATGAAAAGCTTCCAGGCCGACGGTTCGATCGAGCGCTCGCCGCTGCAAGACGATGCCAATGACTTCCTGGCGAAGTTCATCGGCATCGAAAACAGCGATGAGACGATCACGCTCGACGATTGGGTGGCCGCCAAGGCACCCGGTTTGGACGATCTGCTGTTGCAGATGGATATCGAAGGTCACGAGTGGCTGGCGCTGGCGCAGGTCAGCGACGCAGTGCTCAGTCGGTTCCGTGTCGTCGTGCTGGAACTGCATCATCTGGATGCGCTGGCGACCGACTTCGGCCGCACGCTGATGCAGCCGGTGATCCAGCGCCTGACGCGGCATTTCGATGTCGTCCATATGCACGCCAACAATCACGGCAATGCAGTGGTGACGCGCGAGGGCGAATTGCTCGAGCTCGTCGAGGTTACGCTGCTGCGCAAGGATCGCTCGACCACGCGCGAACCGGTCACGCAGCTGCCGCATCCGCTGGACCGCGACAATGTCCCCGACAGGCCGCCGATCCAGCTGCCGCCCACACTATCCGGAATACCCTGA